From Glycine soja cultivar W05 chromosome 4, ASM419377v2, whole genome shotgun sequence, the proteins below share one genomic window:
- the LOC114410678 gene encoding NADPH:adrenodoxin oxidoreductase, mitochondrial-like, with amino-acid sequence MLRLKNKLGNVALDVARILLRPTTKLAIIDIACHALATLEEIYIRVVYLVQRCGPAQVACTAKELREILGIHNVDIFIQEFDLLLTPVDEEEIKSNRIQRRVYELLSKVASSNPKHAGLNERELYFVFFCKPNSFQESKRAWHVSDVHFERTVRQDMCTTRLS; translated from the exons ATGTTAAGACTAAAGAACAAACTT GGAAATGTTGCGTTAGATGTTGCAAGGATTCTTTTACGACCTACTACAAAGTTAGCAATAATTGATATTGCCTGTCATGCTTTGGCTACTTTAGAAGAGATCTATATCAG GGTGGTTTATTTGGTTCAAAGATGTGGTCCAGCCCAAGTAGCTTGTACTGCAAAAGAACTACGTGAAATTCTTG GTATTCATAATGTTGATATTTTCATTCAAGAATTTGATCTACTTTTAACCCCAGTTGATGAG gaagaaattaagagtaACCGAATACAGAGAAGAGTTTATGAGTTGCTATCTAAGGTTGCTAGCTCAAATCCAAAACACGCTGGTTTGAACGAACGCGAGCTCTATTTTGTCTTCTTTTGTAAGCCAAATAGTTTTCAAGAGTCGAAAAGAGCTTGGCATGTTTCTGATGTGCACTTTGAGAGGACGGTTCGTCAAG ATATGTGCACTACTCGGCTTTCCTAA